In a single window of the Oscarella lobularis chromosome 4, ooOscLobu1.1, whole genome shotgun sequence genome:
- the LOC136185728 gene encoding translation initiation factor eIF2 assembly protein-like, which translates to MENDDFQPVATKERVIQCMTSQWYSQFAPVTIKTEFVSLKPDFVHYLNEDGIVLPQSLQMPAAYGLDDVENALSDWSSDDDDDNKEDAKVHQPNFSELNHEIQSVIDRLDGAVFPKLNWSSPSDAKWISHTGTMKCTTVSDVYLLLKSSNRTSHDLNEAFVKCSDYDGSNEPPGGFQLVLRQWEDLLPGMEFRCFVQENKLLAVCQRDYTTFYEYLDRDHEAILKEIEQFFKDYIQGRFSDVNYTFDVYRRKKNRFWIIDFNPFHCVTETLLFTWQELTELALAGDSCAAFRFVTSEAGIQPSKDAYSRLPQDFLDFSVGSDVDQIVGLLKEIDEKERLEPVEKL; encoded by the exons atggaaaacgacgactttcaGCCTGTTGCAACAAAAGAGCGG GTTATTCAATGTATGACATCGCAATGGTACAGCCAATTCGCGCcagtgacaatcaaaac TGAATTCGTCTCGCTGAAACCCGATTTTGTCCACTACCTCAACGAGGACGGAATTGTTCTTCCACAAAG TCTGCAAATGCCTGCTGCATATGGCCTTGACGACGTAGAAAATGCTCTGTCAGATTGGTCAtcagatgatgatgacgacaatAAAGAAGACGCCAAG GTTCATCAGCCAAATTTTTCTGAATTGAATCATGAGATACAGAGCGTTATTGATCGACTTGACGGCGCCGTGTTTCCCAAACTCAATTGGAGTTCCCCATCT GACGCCAAGTGGATTAGCCACACTGGCACGATGAAGTGCACGACCGTCAGCGATGTGTATCTCCTTCTAAAGAGCTCTAACAGGACGTCTCACGACTTGAACGAAGC ATTCGTCAAGTGTAGTGACTACGACGGAAGCAATGAGCCTCCTGGCGGATTTCAG TTGGTGCTAAGGCAATGGGAGGATCTTCTTCCAGGCATGGAATTCAGGTGCTTTGTTCAGGAAAACAAGCTCCTAG CTGTTTGTCAGAGGGATTATACGACCTTTTACGAGTATTTAGACCGAGATCACGAAGCGATTTTGAAAGAGATAGAGCAGTTTTTTAAGGACTACATTCAGGGAagattttctgacgtaaaCT ATACATTTGACGTATacagaagaaagaag AATCGATTTTGGATCATCGACTTCAATCCTTTTCATTGCGTCACCGAGACACTCCTCTTTACGTGGCAAGAGCTGACCGAATTGGCGCTGGCCGGCGACAGCTGCGCTGCCTTCCGATTCGTCACAAGCGAAGCGGGCATTCAGCCAAGTAAAGACGCCTACTCTAGATTACCACAA gacTTCTTAGACTTTTCTGTGGGATCTGACGTTGATCAAATTGTTGGCCTactgaaagaaatcgatgagAAGGAACGACTTGAACCGGTCGAAAAATTATAA
- the LOC136185982 gene encoding vezatin-like: protein MEDEDVIFENSPLYQHLKENSNLLDLFDAHPTAAEKPVEATAKSDVLTLEKSNWNLVEYFHNIFLPNHPTKKNLRRLQKIVLSSPLVEKDDVAIIESIDPNASKTNISTTDLQSSFFIGKVQSTALVLLGIAIAIMPFEKRGLVLCGFSLCLMLVYVARRAIIKSWTTQVESSISLLEDFSNATGFYLKAYSKSLQLLRDLDVIAKGYRGSSHWLQPNPGNAPADRCLALRQLMYESSREILCAGREATIQLVKRLSLGVYLDHSDHYLAFLSLDEIGLSVDSTDLAVSDLRDVYSLTKRQISELLRRLALSFSPITLRLDELSGVERRRRFHVATQCTRDLLQNLILHAKRREDELSAAFRTQKVSLQEKEASSQICSVGGSERVKACHALELRLQSTLLRVRQLAAELAESKEDDERVGALAKWIEADVDLCVSSCADLQHALQPASPQLAEREDSQQEDTGTTHQLKEVCFRESDSRDSDEEEEKVYEGIADSSDDRERITGAQRRVQLEERQRRAEESLGMIRELKSVLAAKAVEKGRLKTDASPAIVSLDPPAQKAEKSECKYAETDGSQWMSEAAFAAAALAAKRRHQLNDSDDDDDMEASGEKTTT from the exons ATGGAAGACGAGGACGTGATATTCGAG AATTCTCCACTTTATCAACATCTAAAAG AAAACTCGAATCTTTTGGATCTATTTGACGCTCATCCTACAGCTGCAGAAAAACCCGTAGAAGCAACAGCCAAAAGTGACGTGCTAACACTGGAAAAGTCAAACTGGAACCTTGTGGAATATTTCCATAATATTTTTCTTCCTAATCATCCG acaaagaagaatttAAGGCGGCTCCAGAAAATTGTCCTATCTTCTCCTTTAGTGGAGAAAGATGACGTAGCCATTATTGAATCTATTGATCCGAACGCTTCCAAAACAAACATTTCAACAACTGACCTccagtcgtcgttcttcattGGAAAAGTGCAAAGCACTGCACTTGTTTTATTAGGAATTGCAATAGCTATAATGCCGTTTGAGAAGAGGGGTCTCGTTCTCTGCGGATTTTCTCTCTGTTTGATGCTTGTCTACGTTGCACGGCGTGCTATAATAAAG tccTGGACTACGCAAGTCGAAAGCAGCATTTCATTGCTAGAAGACTTTTCCAATGCAACGGGGTTCTACTTGAAAGCTTACTCGAAGAGCCTTCAGCTTCTTCGAGACTTGGACGTTATTGCCAAAGGTTACAGGGG CTCTTCTCATTGGCTACAGCCCAATCCTGGCAACGCGCCAGCGGATCGTTGTCTCGCCTTGAGGCAGCTAATGTACGAATCTAGTCGAGAGATTCTTTGTGCTGGTAGAGAGGCGACGATTCAGCTCGTAAAAAG GCTGTCTCTTGGCGTGTATCTTGATCATTCGGATCACTATTTggcctttctttctcttgacGAAATTGGACTGAGTGTTGATAGTACGGACTTGGCTGTCTCGGATTTGAGA gatGTCTACTCTTTGACTAAGCGTCAAATATCGGAGTTGTTGCGTCGACTGGCTCTGTCATTTTCACCAATCACTTTACGTCTAGATGAACTTAGCGGAGtggaaaggagacgacgatttcacgTGGCGACTCAGTGCACTCGCGACCTACTCCAGAATCTCATTCTTCACGCGaagagacgagaagacgaactaAGCGCCGCTTTTCGAACGCAAAAAGTCTCCCTACAAG aaaaagaagcgtcgTCTCAAATTTGTTCTGTTGGAGGATCCGAAAGAGTGAAAGCGTGTCACGCTCTTGAACTGCGACTGCAGTCCACTCTACTTCG AGTTCGTCAGCTTGCTGCGGAATTAGCCGAGTCTAAAGAAGATGACGAACGCGTTGGAG CTTTGGCGAAGTGGATAGAAGCGGACGTTGACTTGTGCGTCTCTTCGTGCGCTGACTTGCAACACGCGCTGCAGCCGGCTTCACCACAACTCGCCGAAA GAGAAGATTCTCAGCAGGAAGACACGGGCACAACTCATCAACTGAAGG AAGTCTGTTTTCGAGAGTCTGATAGTAGAGAttcagacgaagaggaagaaaag GTCTACGAAGGCATTGCAGATTCGAGTGACGACAGGGAACGTATTACAGGGGCTCAAAGACGAGTGCAATTG GAAGAAAGGCAGAGACGCGCGGAAGAATCTTTGGGAATGATTCGAGAGTTGAAAAGCGTGCTGGCCGCTAAAGCCGTCGAAAAGGGGAGACTGAAGACGGATGCGTCACCGGCGATCGTCTCCCTGGATCCGCCAGCTCAAAAAGCGGAGAAAAGCGAGTGCAAATACGCGGAAACCGACGGCAGTCAGTGGATGAGCGAGGCGGCCTTTGCGGCGGCCGCACTCGCCGCAAAACGACGGCACCAGCTCAacgatagcgacgacgacgacgacatggaAGCAAGTGGAGAGAAGACGACaacataa
- the LOC136185978 gene encoding serine/threonine-protein kinase TBK1-like, producing the protein MTSKLYQTEHYIWSTKEIIGHGATSSVYRGRKKMSGENVAVKMFNKAGMNRPKDVQDRELEILQKLKHKNIVEMLEIEKETTTLNYVVIMEICSGGSLFNVIEKPENYYGLEEKEFLRFLSDTVAGMKYLREHDVVHRDLKPGNILRAEKDDGTYTYKLSDFGAARELGPEEQFMSIYGTEEYLDPFMYEQAVLGKKRRQTFDSSVDLWSIGVTLFHTATGKLPFQAHGGRNNREMMHQIVSKKAPEAISGVQRTERPDSVEYSNHLPPTTQLCRALCDDLTLLLRQMLDTKKMKGFQMLFDVCDEIITNTCVVVFSVHDSLSFHVHIRKSATFSEFAAKVFSQTKIDSPNQKFYFDGNPLLPTRSQPLKLVSDLPETTEEKPLIVSGGDHITKDKLFSGHIPKAPDVRAAAADLVGDDQAAKACLAMCNQHRRVASRLSNYCRGIVASFQAISNALRADWAVMEKTIAEAKAVCEPVKTKCRLLLEREESERALLENLFSADGSKTKDVSGAFGYLDSCCNHQKKTSQTITQRFKHTMLGIEERPDQLCTSWKIVCQEKTKEFDTWLSTLQHCVKVVKEIREMFYRERKQGRISYLDEHNHIFEKKRLYDTTKKARAFVLKFVSARETLHEQLSKWIRTIGHQREIMQQVLFDVKKEENEYKQFDEELNKWQDSRKEKIRFLMEQPAQRSLNTMKSGSKYMSEVTLMVGQVHRENEQTLIEANEQLKTLEEELSVKIKQMDSNLDHLSTQNPI; encoded by the exons ATGACGAGCAAACTCTACCAAACGGAGCACTACATCTGGTCGACAAAAGAAATCATTGGCCACGGCGCGACGAGCTCGGTCTATCGCGGTCGAAAGAAA aTGAGTGGCGAGAACGTTGCCGTCAAAATGTTCAACAAGGCGGGCATGAATCGGCCGAAGGACGTGCAGGATCGCGAATTGGAGATATTGCAGAAATTGAAGCACAAAAATATTGTAGAAATGTTGGAAATAGAGAAAGAg ACGACGACTCTAAATTACGTCGTAATTATGGAAATTTGCAGCGGAGGCTCTCTGTTCAACGTCATCGAGAAGCCGGAAAATTATTACGGCttggaggagaaggaatttTTACGATTTTTATCAGATACCG TGGCCGGTATGAAGTATTTGCGCGAGCACGACGTCGTACATCGTGACCTGAAGCCAGGAAACATTTTGAGAGCCGAAAAGGACGACGGAAC GTACACGTACAAATTAAGCGATTTTGGCGCGGCGAGAGAATTGGGTCCAGAGGAGCAGTTCATGTCCATATATGGAACCGAAGAGTATTTG GATCCTTTTATGTACGAACAGGCGGTGCTCGGAAAAAAACGCAGGCAAACGTTTGATTCTTCG GTTGACTTGTGGAGCATTGGAGTGACGCTCTTTCACACTGCCACGGGAAAACTTCCTTTTCAGGCGCACGGTGGCCGAAACAATCGGGAAATGAT GCATCAAATTGTCTCAAAGAAAGCGCCTGAAGCGATATCTGGTGTACAGAGGACCGAAAGGCCGGACAGCGTGGAGTACAGCAATCATCTTCCGCCGACCACGCAACTTTGCAG GGCTTTGTGCGATGACCTCACGCTTCTCCTTCGGCAAATGCTCGATACTAAGAAAATGAAAGGCTTTCAAATGCTCTTCGACGTCTGCGACGAAATCATAACTAATACG TgcgttgtcgttttttccGTTCACGACTCTTTGAGTTTTCACGTTCACATTCGCAAATCAGCCAC TTTTTCAGAGTTTGCTGCTAAAGTATTCTCGCAAACTAAAATCGACTCTCCCAATCAAAAGTTCTATTTCGACGGAAATCCCTTATTGCCAACCCGAAGTCAGCCTCTGAAACTCGTTTCTGATTTACCCGAAACGACG GAGGAAAAGCCTTTAATTGTCTCTGGCGGAGATCACATAACCAAAGACAAGCTCTTCTCCGGCCACATAc CAAAAGCTCCTGACGTTCGGGCGGCGGCAGCTGACTTAGTAGGCGACGATCAAGCGGCGAAA GCGTGCTTGGCTATGTGTAATCAGCATCGGCGCGTCGCGTCTCGACTTTCGAATTACTGTCGCGGTATTGTTGCCTCTTTTCAAGCCATAAG TAATGCTCTGCGTGCCGACTGGGCGGTTATGGAAAAGACGATAGCTGAGGCGAAAGCCGTCTGTGAGCCGGTGAAAACGAAATGCAGATTGTTGCTAGAAAG GGAAGAATCTGAAAGGGCTTTGTTAGAAAACCTTTTCTCTGCAGATGGCTCCAAAACTAAAG ATGTAAGCGGAGCTTTTGGGTATCTGGACAGCTGTTGCAATCatcagaagaagacgtctcAGACC attactCAAAGATTCAAACATACGATGCTTGGCATCGAAGAACGTCCGGATCAATTATGCACGTCGTGGAAAATAGTTTgccaagagaaaacgaaagagtTTGACACATg GCTGTCGACGCTGCAGCACTGCGTCAAAGTGGTGAAGGAAATTCGAGAAATGTTTTACAGGGAGCGCAAGCAGGGTCGCATCTCTTATCTTGATGAGCACAATCACATTTTTGAAAA AAAACGATTGTACGATACCACAAAGAAGGCACGCGCTTTTGTTCTTAAGTTCGTAAGTGCGAGGGAAACTCTTCACGAGCAACTGTCCAAGTGGATCAG GACTATTGGTCACCAGAGAGAAATAATGCAACAagttctttttgacgtcaaaaaagaagaaaatgaatatAAACAATTTGATGAAGAGCTAAACAAA TGGCAAGATTCTCGCAAAGAGAAGATACGTTTTCTCATGGAACAACCAGCTCAGCGCTCACTCAACACAATGAAATCAGGTTCCAAGTATATGTCAGAGGTCACGTTAAT GGTTGGACAAGTGCACAGAGAAAACGAGCAAACGCTAATAGAAGCCAACGAACAGCTGAAGACGCTGGAAGAGGAGCTCAGTGTAAA AATAAAGCAAATGGATTCGAACTTGGATCATTTGTCCACGCAGAATCCGATATGA
- the LOC136185972 gene encoding uncharacterized protein → MNRARKPPAGRYKFSKVVVNGQKFSVLAVSHVPPSGTPQEDPGRESRTGDEMIDVRNNMMPDVYLFPNAPHHVARCTGGDVEFFMKNHAHDPKLKNQTWPTGERCFQCPECKESVTNIPLGVMAMEWHLKCISVPDFPYQNTGERKAILPILLVSRRMPRLYHPKCYRRFVNRCVNEWGADPSWDPCPAHSVISFEALPEAAVRPLVKQWVDVKKSISDYDIGLRKYIQRLWHMPSDDLPVLSNMRKTIKEKMRLAHSKAAVEPEPSHKHDGKVAELRRLGDQEAKFKNFTKALKHYNEALELSKVDAHLTYHRRSQVYQLTNRMEKALRDAELCTTEKPNWVKGYQRKGECLLAMGGREKETHAVMTIACDLDPRDDKSARLLARALDLDNLDPDFLTDIIMNSRYALFDAFLGLVASRLRHFLTQVPGQRAAHDRDESLVINEETGERVPTRLAHRQLLFVIHHGSNVRKALRASECESARSHAEWFANLYDKYVPMVKRINAAMTSEEREARRRDGLPLDIFRRITSVPAVHRVTRRSVKVKEKQGNPKKRKNKHKGVEKNDVDDDEEERRLMPPEAAKTYGEFVLLAEEERQRKEKASMEAIMEEERRKFQALPPAFESNPMRQYGLSDDYMAQLKRHLSKDRNRLQSEIKNWEKIVDKDPDAMTTEELHKYLTQHGVCLMGKVQREYLVEQVKKLRVYSDLGPVDRIMKILPELQHEDGIYVDPNVLGQCRLRLSKLGKEHLSALYGESVKEDEPNETDLRDHIDCHQGYLPPDEFEQVYCSFEPNATTLGVPLEMIEPIMELYNTSPQVPTMLSEPLPRPFNAETKKYTVRLKRTPLQFCRRNQLKAVEECVEELENLSNLADMRISDLPHMKGQLPVQLQGENPVELIKGLQVTIDAAQTIFCQLTTYDSMSKAERESLITSMQTCGLDSDRNVIDLVCRNLYVTCDMSTPTTKVIVMSATTTTTTTDSTTSVLPLHEVDIDVEVHPEDAEAVAAAIAGAVTHSCASCRKGEAKMKCGRCKSVYYCNRECQKMDYKRHKLICKAIH, encoded by the exons ATGATCGACGTGCGCAACAACATGATGCCCGACGTCTATCTCTTTCCGAACGCGCCGCATCACGTCGCCCGTTGCacgggcggcgacgtcgaattcttcaTGAAAAACCACGCGCACGAtccgaaattgaaaaatcaaacgTGGCCCACGGGCGAACGCTGTTTCCAGTGTCCCGAGTGCAAGGAATCGGTCACAAACATCCCGTTGGGCGTCATGGCAATGGAATGGCATCTCAAGTGCATTTCGGTCCCCGATTTTCCGTATCAGAACACcggagagagaaaagcgatATTGCCTATATTATTGGTATCGCGACGCATGCCTAGACTATATCATCCCAAGTGCTATCGTCGATTCGTGAATCGATGCGTGAACGAGTGGGGCGCCGATCCCTCGTGGGACCCGTGTCCCGCGCACAGCGTCATCTCGTTCGAAGCGTTGCCCGAAGCGGCGGTGCGACCTCTCGTCAAACAGTgggtcgacgtcaaaaaatccaTATCCGATTACGACATCGGACTGAGAAAATATATACAACGCCTGTGGCACATGCCATCGGACGACCTCCCCGTTCTGTCAAATATGCGAAAGACGATTAAGGAAAAAATGCGTTTGGCTCACTCGAAGGCGGCGGTGGAGCCGGAACCATCGCATAAACACGACGGCAAAGTCGCCGAATTACGTCGACTTGGTGACCAGGAGGCCAAATTCAAGAATTTTACCAAAGCGTTGAAACACTACAATGAAGCGTTGGAATTGAGCAAAGTCGACGCTCACTTGACGTATCATCGACGTTCGCAGGTGTATCAGCTCACAAATCGGATGGAGAAGGCGCTGCGTGACGCCGAACTGTGCACAACGGAAAAACCGAATTGGGTGAAGGGATACCAGCGCAAAGGCGAGTGTCTCCTCGCGATGGGAGGTCGGGAAAAGGAGACGCACGCCGTCATGACGATCGCGTGCGATCTCGATCCGCGAGACGATAAGTCGGCGCGACttctcgcgcgcgctctcGATCTCGACAATTTGGATCCGGATTTCTTGACCGATATCATCATGAATAGTCGCTATGCGCTTTTCGACGCCTTTCTCGGTCTCGTCGCCAGTCGACTGCGGCACTTTCTGACGCAAGTACCCGGCCAACGAGCGGCGCacgatcgcgacgaatcgctcgTGATCAACGAGGAGACGGGCGAGCGCGTGCCGACGCGACTCGCCCATCGGCAACTTCTCTTTGTCATTCATCATGGGAGCAACGTTCGAAAAGCGTTGCGCGCGTCCGAGTGCGAATCCGCGCGCTCTCACGCCGAGTGGTTTGCGAATTTGTACGATAAATACGTTCCCATGGTGAAACGAATCAACGCGGCGATGACGTCCGAGGAGAGagaagcgcgtcgacgcgacgggcTCCCGTTGGACATCTTTCGACGAATCACGTCGGTTCCGGCCGTCCATCGCGTCACTCGACGATCCGTCAAGGTGAAGGAGAAGCAGGGAAAtccgaagaagcgaaagaataAGCATAAGGgcgtcgagaagaacgacgtcgacgacgacgaagaggagagacGATTGATGCCGCCGGAGGCGGCGAAAACGTACGGCGAATTCGTTCTGCTCGCCGAAGAGGAGCGAcagagaaaggagaaagcgtCGATGGAGGCGATAATGGAGGAAGAGAGACGGAAATTTCAGGCTCTTCCGCCCGCTTTCGAGTCGAATCCAATGAGGCAGTACGGACTGAGCGACGATTACATGGCTCAGCTAAAAAGACATTTGTCTAAAGATAGG AATCGTCTTCAGAGCGAGATAAAGAATTGGGAGAAGATCGTCGATAAGGATCCCgacgccatgacgacggaGGAACTTCATAAATATCTGACGCAGCACGGCGTCTGCTTGATGGGAAAAGTTCAACGCGAGTATCTCGTCGAGCAAGTGAAGAAGCTGCGCGTCTACAGCGACCTGGGCCCCGTGGATCGAATAATGAAAATTCTACCAGAA CTTCAACACGAAGACGGAATCTACGTCGatcccaacgtcctcggccaatgtcgtcttcgcctaAGCAAATTAGGCAAAGAGCATTTATCCGCGTTATACGGAGAATCGgtcaaagaagacgaaccCAACGAAACCGATCTCCGCGATCACATCGACTGTCATCAAGGCTATCTTCCTCCGGACGAATTCGAGCAAGTCTACTGTTCGTTCGAgccgaacgcgacgacgctcggcGTTCCGTTGGAGATGATCGAACCGATCATGGAGTTGTACAACACGTCGCCGCAGGTGCCAACAATGTTGAGCGAGCCCTTGCCGCGTCCGTTCAACgcggagacgaagaagtacACGGTGAGGTTGAAGCGAACGCCGTTGCAATTCTGTCGACGCAATCAGCTCAAAGCCGTCGAGGAGTGCGTCGAAGAGTTGGAGAATTTGAGCAATTTGGCCGATATGAGAATCTCCGATCTGCCGCACATGAAGGGGCAATTGCCCGTTCAATTGCAGGGAGAAAATCCCGTTGAGCTGATCAAGGGTCTCCAAGTGACAATCGATGCGGCGcagacgattttttgtcaACTGACGACGTACGATTCGATGTCGAAAGCCGAACGAGAATCTCTCATCACTTCGATGCAGACGTGCGGATTGGATTCCGATCGCAACGTCATCGATTTGGTGTGTCGAAATCTGTACGTCACTTGCGACatgtcgacgccgacgacgaaggtcATCGTCatgtcggcgacgacgacgacgacgacgacggactcgacgacgagcgttcTGCCGCTTCACGAAGTCgatatcgacgtcgaagttcaTCCTGAGGATGCggaggcggtggcggcggcgatcgcCGGGGCTGTGACGCACAGTTGCGCTTCGTGCCGGAAGGGCGAGGCGAAGATGAAGTGCGGACGATGCAAGAGCGTCTACTATTGCAATCGCGAGTGCCAGAAGATGGACTACAAGCGGCACAAATTGATTTGTAAAGCGATTCACTGA